In Caldisphaera lagunensis DSM 15908, a single genomic region encodes these proteins:
- a CDS encoding thioredoxin/glutaredoxin — translation MNTEIELYFHPTCATSHEIIMSLYEKGYLDNIKLHNTLAPLENNFIWSVPWLIVNKEPVGTDPITSEEIIEIIENKKIDINDPKESFMMSILHSSYASSISILHKDLQPVINNSFIKASIRYGFSNIELNEFKSQIIKIKENLFEEYRDKIRRALAVSFVRELYWSKSGKIDYNEIVNYSNEIIVGLWLLSKASIGRVGLISKPYIYGDIDIKEISEFVSKRGKGLLEKIKEEQDAIYNDKKYWEIIKNY, via the coding sequence GTGAATACAGAAATCGAACTTTATTTTCATCCAACCTGTGCAACAAGTCATGAAATTATTATGAGTCTTTATGAAAAGGGGTACTTAGATAACATAAAACTTCATAATACTCTTGCACCTTTAGAAAACAATTTCATATGGAGTGTGCCATGGTTAATTGTGAATAAAGAGCCAGTAGGTACAGATCCAATAACTTCTGAAGAAATAATTGAAATAATTGAAAATAAGAAAATAGATATAAATGATCCAAAAGAATCATTTATGATGAGTATATTGCACAGCTCTTATGCTTCATCAATTTCAATTTTGCATAAAGATTTGCAGCCAGTTATTAATAATTCGTTCATTAAAGCATCAATTAGATATGGTTTTTCTAATATAGAATTAAATGAATTTAAAAGCCAAATTATAAAAATTAAAGAGAATTTATTTGAAGAATATAGAGATAAGATAAGAAGGGCATTAGCTGTTAGCTTTGTAAGAGAACTTTATTGGTCAAAATCTGGAAAAATAGATTATAATGAGATCGTAAATTATTCCAATGAAATCATCGTTGGTCTTTGGTTATTATCTAAGGCAAGCATAGGTAGAGTTGGTTTGATATCAAAGCCATATATTTATGGAGATATTGATATTAAAGAAATATCGGAATTTGTTTCTAAAAGGGGTAAGGGGTTACTAGAAAAGATAAAAGAAGAACAAGATGCTATATATAATGATAAAAAATATTGGGAAATAATTAAAAATTATTAA
- a CDS encoding 2-oxoacid:ferredoxin oxidoreductase subunit beta, with translation MASEAKYKTDLWVDWCPACGNFGILLALQKALAELELPPEKVVDVSGIGCSGKTSHFLNANGVHGLHGRGIPFAEGIKIANPELTVIVNAGDGDLLGIGAGHFVAFGRRNLDIKVFLHDNQVYGLTKGQASPTLRKGEKVKAMPIPNMQDWVNPISIALASGFTFVARGYALWIDDLKELMKAAIKHKGAALLDILQPCPTYNNLYTPDTYKDKLYKLEADKSWDPIVKEGTKEEIEEKLSKAYIKSQEWGDKIPVGIFYVNPYVETYTDTISKLNPLYATIPPAKQSIAKDDGTPIIGIDDFRKAFDNYIIKVKNKK, from the coding sequence ATGGCGAGTGAAGCAAAATATAAAACTGATCTCTGGGTAGATTGGTGCCCAGCATGTGGTAACTTCGGTATATTGCTAGCATTACAGAAGGCTTTAGCAGAGCTTGAGTTACCACCTGAAAAAGTAGTTGATGTAAGTGGAATTGGATGCAGTGGAAAAACTTCACACTTTTTAAATGCTAATGGAGTTCATGGACTCCATGGAAGAGGCATACCATTTGCTGAAGGAATTAAAATTGCAAATCCAGAATTAACAGTTATTGTAAATGCTGGAGACGGAGATCTCTTAGGTATAGGTGCAGGTCATTTTGTTGCATTTGGGAGAAGGAATTTAGATATAAAGGTATTCCTTCATGATAATCAAGTATACGGTTTAACTAAAGGCCAGGCTTCTCCTACATTAAGAAAAGGAGAAAAAGTTAAGGCGATGCCAATTCCAAATATGCAAGATTGGGTTAATCCAATATCAATTGCTCTCGCAAGTGGATTTACTTTTGTTGCAAGAGGATACGCATTATGGATCGATGATCTAAAGGAATTAATGAAGGCAGCTATAAAACACAAGGGGGCGGCATTATTAGATATATTACAGCCATGTCCAACATATAATAATTTGTATACCCCAGATACTTATAAAGATAAGTTATATAAATTAGAAGCTGATAAAAGTTGGGATCCCATTGTTAAAGAAGGAACAAAAGAAGAAATAGAAGAAAAATTATCAAAGGCTTATATAAAGTCTCAGGAATGGGGAGATAAAATACCAGTTGGAATATTCTATGTTAATCCTTATGTAGAAACATATACAGACACAATTTCAAAGCTAAATCCATTATATGCAACGATACCGCCTGCTAAACAAAGTATAGCAAAAGATGATGGTACACCAATTATTGGTATAGATGATTTCAGGAAGGCATTTGATAATTATATAATAAAAGTTAAAAATAAGAAGTAA